In Cryptomeria japonica chromosome 5, Sugi_1.0, whole genome shotgun sequence, the genomic window TGGTAGCCCCTCTCACCGATCTAACTAAGAAAGGGGCTTTCACTTGGAGCGAAGCAGCCCAAAGAGCTTTTGAAAGTCTGAAGGAAGCTATGAGCTCATGCCCCGTCCTAGCTATCCCTGATTTTTCCCTtccttttgaactacaatgtgatgtCTTTGGAGAAGGGATTGGAGCTGtcctcatgcaaaagaaacaccccaTAGCCTTTGAAAGCCGTAAGCTGACAGAAACAGAAAAGCATTACCCCGTTTATGATAAAGAGATGTTAGCCATCATGCATGCCCTAGCCAAATTCCGCCAATACCTAGTTCGCACCAAATTCCATGTAAAGACAGACCATAACAGCCTAAGATTCTTTTTAAACCAAAGGGAtctaaatgataggcaacaaaaatgggtcagCAGGATACAAGCTTATGACCTTGATATTGAATACGTTAAAGGAACAACCAATGTGGTAGCGGATGCCTTATCAAGGAAGCAACAAATAAATACCATAACTTCTATAAATGCTGATTGGAAATATGATCTTTTGGCAGAATACGCCAAGGACACTTTTGCTAGCGAGATCTTGAGGGACCCATCAAGTCATGCAGAATACAAAGTTGTGGAGGAGCTTATCCTATATAAGGACAGGTTGTACTTGGTGCCCAACTCTAAACTCAAGGAAGTAATAGTTAAAGAGTACCATGATAATCCATTGGCAGGACACCCAGGGTTCTATAAGACATATAAACAAATCAGAGAACGGTATTCTTGGAAAGGACTTAAGAAAGAAGTCCAAAAATACGTACAAGAATGTACACAGTGCCAGAAGAACAAAGCAGAACTCAACCACCCAGCCGGGTTGCTACAACCATTGCCCATTCCCGACCAGAAGTGGGAAAGCATTTCGATGGATTTTATCACCGGTCTACCCAAGGCCAAAGGAAAAGATTGTATATATGTGGTTGTGGACCGTCTCACCAAATATGCACACTTCTTTGCTATAACAAACAAAATCCAAGCATCTCAAGTAGCAGAAATGTTTTTTAAGGGAGTTTTCAGACTTCATGGGCTTCCCCAAAATATCATAAGTGACCGAGACAGCCAGTTTATGGGGCAAttttggcaagaaatcttcaggatGGCGGGGACTAGTCTCACTCCGAGTACTAGCTATCATCCCCAAACCGATGGACAAACTGAAATCGTCAACAAATGGATTGAAGGATATCTAAGAAATTATGTCACTGGGCAGCAAAAAGCTTGGATCAAATGGTTACATTTAGGAGAATACTATTATAACACTACACATCATATGTCTATCCAAATGAGCGCATTCAAAGCACTTTATGGTTATGAACCCACCTCTTTTGGATCACTAATTACTCCAGAAAGTCAAGTACCACGAGCCAAGGATTTTATTCAGGAAAGCATGGACATCCTAAGGGCTCTAAAAGATCACATACATCAAGCCTAAAATCAGCAAAAGATATACGCTGATCGTAATCGTATTGAAAGATCATTTGAGATAGGGGACTTAGTCTTCCTACGGTTGCAGCCTTACAAGCAGTCTTTGCTGAAATCTAGTGGGGCAGAGAAGCTGAAGCCACGGTTCTACGGACCCTACCCAATATCAAGGAAGGTAGGAGAGGTAGCAAATAACTTGAGCTTCCTCCAGGCAGCCGCATCCACAATGTATTCCATGTGTCTAGATTAAAAAGAGCATTAGGGCAGCAGATATCCCCATGCAAGGAGTTACCTCCAATAGATGACGAGGGAAAATTAACACTCGAGCCAGAAGCCCTTTTAGACGTAAGAGAAAGGAGAATAAAGAGTAAAAACATTGTAGAATACTTGATCTTATGGAAAGGGTTGCCGGAGGAGGATGCAACCTGGGAGGGTGAAGAGATCTTCAACCACCCAAATCTCCACatcgcttgaggacaagcaatgtaaggggGGAGGACTGTCATATTCCCATGTAGACAACAGGCAATGATTAGAAACATTAaacaatacatgtacataaatatatatatattcaatacataaattatttttaccaCTTAAAATACATTTTATCTTAAATAGTAATGAAAGGATGCGTCCATTCCCAAGCCATCTCTGGAATAGACACCATGTTTCAAAGGGAATCGCGTGGTTTCAAAGAGGTATAAAACCGCACCCCAAGGAAACACAAGAGAGGGACTGACAAGgagagaaggacaaggagaagcaTCCAACAGGTAACTTCGTTACtcagtaataatatttatttcagttttcATAATTTATCATGCCTAGACAACCATGAGGATTGCCCGGGGAATGCATCAGTCAGCAGACGATGTAAAAGGGCTAGTTGCTGGTTCTTCCCAGCGATGAAGAACCCACGCCTAGTAAGCATTCCTTCCCATCACCAGTAGCCTGGTACGTCCCTAGGCCAATCCACTTGAATGTCGAAATGTTGAAGTATGTTTTGTGCCAGTTGTATTAAATCTGTTTTCATTCCTCAGATAAcagtaattaatataatttaactagtgacctagattaattgctaaatcggttccattcctaaaaatgtcttaccaaatgaactaagcacatctataatgtacaaaagggtaaaatgaacttaatcttcacgctagataggtaacctgcaatatcaggtttagaatgctgcattaaaatacactttagtgatagacaaaagaataaaaataattcattcattctcagACACAACTAATATGTAGAGAAAAGGAATACTAATTAATGATAGTCATGTTTTTGCAACTAGGCACAAATATAATGAATTAGtccctacaaatttatatataatggataaatgttaaccaagtaatatagtcatgaatctatgtttTATGTATGCATTTGTTATCTTCCTGATATTCTCTGTTTGTTAGTACATTCAAGATAATGAGTGCAAGCCAGGGGTATGCTCGGCCCATCCTCAGGTGGCCCTACTAGCCCTAAGAGACGGGATGGGTTTGGATGGGTAGCCCAGCCAACCtggaaaatcctcaaaatctagaatgggtcgtgtatgtattttgtgctgcaataattatgccaccgatctaatattactgctgacataaataaaatatctaaatgttGCAGGAAACCGTAATTTCCTTTTGTGGCCCTAAATCCAACCTTCGGTGGATAGATCAGGCCCTAATTATCAGAAAGGCAAGGCAGGTACAACAAAGGTTCATTACAGGCTCAGATCCCAagatattttcaaaaatataaaatatataaatgttGGTTTCTCGGTTACCAGCCAGCCAGACACCAACTTAGTGTATGAGGAGGTTACCATTGTGGAAACCCACAAGAGGATAATTTTTCCAATCACCTATGTCCTTTAGGATTCTAATCTAAATGGTTTTTTACTTTTTAAGCTTTTAGACTTTTTAGAATAGACAGACTATAGAGCTAAAGGATTACAGGTTTTACTGAGGTGACATTGTGAACTAAATACACTGAGAAAGATTAATATGTTAGCAACATGAACTACAAAATAAATATAAGAATGGTTTTACAAAGAATGCACATTAGCAAAAGAGAATGTAAATGAAAActataaatatgttgatgttctGAAGATGTAGACATTACATGCATTCATGTGCGCAACCTTAAATTTCTATGAAATTGAATAAAGCTTTAAATCGCAAAATCCATTATTGCAAACCTCAAGTTTATGCAATGAAAATTTTTGAACATTACCTGGGATCACTTTTACGATCAGTCACATGCACTGCAGCTGCAATTACTTGAGATGCACTATCCCTGAATGTCTTTTCTAAGGACTGCCAATGAGATCCATAGTTCTGACAAACACATCATAAATTTCCATAAGAACATTCCATAAATTACCAGAAAATATCTACAGATATATTTAGCACCTGGAATTTACTAGCAACAACATGACGTATTCTTTGAGCACTTAAGTTATTCTCTTGGTATTAGTTACTTGACATGCAGGTGAATTGGGGTAAATCAACCTATTTTGTTTGTCCAGAATGACGAAATATGTAACAAGGTTATCTTTTCAGAACTTCTTGTTGCAAGATATcattttgttagaagattttaaGTGCTTGTTTTTAACAGATTCTCAAAAGCCCAAATCAAATATTATGAGTGCAAATCCTGATGACAATAGCTATTCATGATCTCTCAGCTGTGGATGAAACAACACATATTTTAAACTGACAATTCAAAGTTTTGACTTTTGAAAGGTTTTAATATTCACAATTGACTAAGCCAATATAAATCAAAATCTAAATAAACACAATTCTACATAATCGTTACAAACAATGACATGATTAGCACCTGAATGTATTAGTGAATAAACTAGCAGCAAGGTGGTGCACCTATTGCTATAATCAACCAGGTTTAACACACTGGACATAATGTGGCTTGTGTAAAATGATAGAGTTATCTTTATATAATTCAGCgttcaagaaaatatttgaagagtTAGCTTCGTAGCTAAAGGAATATTGCATCAAAGTAGGCATGCTCTTAGATGAAACATTTAATCTTTCAGCCAACCTGAAATAAAGAAAAGTCTTACTACCTCAACAGTAAACAGGACTGCATAATAAATATCGTGAGCAATGGAATCCCTGTCAAAGTGGTCTTTTGAAACACGGGACTTGTTAAGAATATCTTGCATACTCTGATAAAATTTCCCTTTCTCAAAATCTCCATATTTCTTGCATTCATTGGACACTGAGTTTCCCAGCAGTGAAACCACGTCCAAAGGTGCAGTACTCTTCTCACTGTCTGTCTGCAAAAAGTTTCAAACAAAAGATTCCCCTCTTGAAACATTCAGGACCAACCATTATTTTCTGTTCTTGAAATATAAGGATGTTCAAAACATATAAGTACAAAAATTCAGATCACTTACCAGGCGCTTACCAGCCAACTGAGACGCAGCAACTAACTCATGCTTGTATCCAGCCAAGTACAAAAAGTATAATCTCTGGAGTGCTGTATGTAAACCAAAGTAGATATCTTGGTGATTAGCTATTTTACCAATAATGAGAAACAAGAAATGAAAGGGAAACATAAAAAATTATAGAACAGTAAAACCAAAGTTACACACAATATTTCCTAGATATTCAAGAATTATTATTGATACAGATCTATATATAGAAAGAATTCAACATTCGACAATTATAAAGATATATCATTATTCAGATTGATTGTTGGGCTAACAGAAAACAAACAGTGCTTTCACAGGACAATTACCTTAATTGGCAACACACTTTGAGTTGCCCCATATCCCTTTAGTCAAAACATTAAGTATAAAAATGTACAACAGAGAAATTAACACTCGAAGAGGAGACTAATTACACATTATTAAATATCAATGGAGATCTCTCAGGGTATCGGatcaaaaggaaaaaatatttTGGACAGACGTTGCAAATAGAGATGGTTGGTGAATAATGGAAAGAATTAGTTTTCTGATCACTTTTTAATGTTTTCTGCAAGTTTGCTTGACCATTTTTCTTAGGCCAAAACTGGCCTGAGAAATGCGGATTTCTCAAGAAAAAGGTTTCAGGATATGGAAACCCCTGGCAATTCTGTTTCTGCCGTTCTGGTCAAAGAAGTAATAAGAAATCATTTGTTTCCTCAACTCAAACAAATTTCTAAAGGCTTCTATAATATGCTCGAATAAATACAGTCCTGGTGTATGTTAACTTTTGGTTTTAACCATGGATATTTGCAATTGACGTTTCCGATCGCACTCAATAATGCAATTACTCCAACAGTTTAAGGCTCATGAATCAAAACTTCAACAATGATTAAAGAAGAGAATTGAGTGAACCTAATTTCAAAATTCTAATGTTAAAAAGGAATTGAACAGCCCACCTTGGAAAATAAGATCAGAAGGGCTGAGACCCTTTTGCCTAAGCTCTGCTAGCACAGAAACCTCGTGACTGCTTGCATACTCTTTCTTGGCTTTATTAAATCCACTAGAAAGAACTGCAAAGCTGCTCTTCAATAGTCCAACCCCTTTTTTGGCGGCTGCTGCACTCATTTTAACCGATGTTTAAATACTCGACTGCCCTAATTAACCCTTTAATTCAACTCTGGACCTTCAGATACTCTGATCAGCCGTTACAATCAgctctgatatttcatttgtacacCGTCTCTGATCAGCAACAATAGTCAAACCCAACAATTTGGCAGTGCAAATTCAGCCACCCAGAAGCTCTAATTAGCTCTAATGTCCAATTCAAAATTTTCAGATTACCAACTGATCTATGAGTCCTGTAATTCAAGACTGAAATTTCAGATGCCCAATACGACAGATCCAACAAATTGTGATAATTCAACCTCAAAATGCGTAGTCTTACTAGAACTTTCTTTctgttatttatttaaaattagcGCCCTTTGACTCAATTTATATAAAAACCTATTAAAAAGGTATCTCTGCTAGGCTTTTGACAGGTGTATATTGGATTTCCAGCTAACAGAAACTATACCCAACAATTTGACTGCAAACTCAGATACCCAGTAAATAATTTCATTAATGCTGGGGCATCCACGGTATTTTTCCAAAACAAATTATGATCAGATATGCATCTACTACCAGAATGTCTCACTGGGTATTTCTCAGTCAATATTCATCTGAATCAAGAAAATTTTCAACTCTAGATCTTCGTAACCTATCTTCCAATATCATAACAGACGCATGACAAACAAAACGACCTCTACAATTGTTTTTTTCTTCTTGTCGATTCCAGTTCCTCGAATTTGAGGCAAAAGATACAAAACAAAATGTTTGGTATTAAAAAATTCTAAACGAGCATTTCCTTTCTGTGTTTTAACGGTTTTTCTCCAAACAATTGCCTTTACGTTTGACCAGGAATAATAATTAACTATAAAATTCAGAAACTCTGGAACGCGGATATCTTTTTTTCTTTAACTAACTTGTTCAGTATGAAATTGTGGAACGCGGAAATCCTCCGTTTTTAACTAATTTGTTAAAGTATCGAGTTTATCTTGAATGGTGACATCAGACATGGGAAGAGTGGAAGTTGGTTTAAATTGCAGTTGAAAATTGGGGAAGGAAAAGAATGAAAGCGTAGATGGTCAGTTTCAAATAACTTTTTATTAATATAAGCTGTcggaaaaaaaaaatgtttaattattttaaaaatagattGAGTATAAATCTTTAATACATCTATGTCAATATTTAActcattttaataaatttaaatttaatttacattaataaatatgtttatatatataaatttaattttcattaataattttttttgttttttataaattattaattgcaaatttaattatataattattttttaaaaacatttatttttaataaatttatatgctttattttatttgaactatgagaatgatatTTTCAATGTGTTTAAATCTGGATGTTAATTTAGTTAAatgtatttaatataaaaaattaatattaaatatattaaatctaTTTTATGAGTAAATTACAAATCAAGATTAATCaagtaaaaaaaattacattttgtcAAAGAAAGATTAATAATAagttttcaatttttagatatttaaaatGATATGTTTAAAcattatttaagaattattttaacaTTAGTAtaaaaaaatcttattttttttaatacatTCTTTGATTACTATTTTATATATTGAATACTATTTTAACAAGTGCCACATAatggctagtacttgccttgtttttagtatagttttgataataattataatttaatttattaaccagaaaaaatttaaaaaataaattaaattaataaggaAAAAGAATAAGTAACTCTTGAAATGAAATGTctttatattttttagatttttttaaagaataagtgatatatttttatatttaattttttctaaaatagtaatataataataataattttatactaattttaaaatattataataataataaaaatatgtgatatattaaaaataatttaatattaatagaaatataatataagatggtataataatattgtaattttaattattatattatttttttattattatattatcttacATAATGTAAATTTgttattattttgaaataatttataatttaaattttaaaaacagtattataattctatttaatatttttttaaggaatgctcaattttaatttttgggaCAGAGGAAAgcataatatataaattaaaataaaagattataTATGATAAAATGTTTTAGATTCAtgtgataaaattaaaaaatattttattaataatttttttttaagaaaataaaataaaataatttttaagtcagtaaaataactataaataatagtaattttttaGTAAACAAtgtatataaattaaaaatatttttcgaATATtgtaaagtaaaaaaataaaatcgAAGTAAAGTAAAATATATCTATTCTATAATTAAATGAACTTTCAATGAATAAATAATGTTAATATGGACAAAGTTAGAATTTGGATTACATTTAGAATTACATTTTGAACCTTTGAATTCAAAATAACAGGGAAAAAAGTATTAGCCAATCGTTtacaagagaaatttttttttttaattataaagttaacaaatatgcatgtatactttaaaataaatttaaaaatttaaaagaaagaaaaatatttgtttataattggtcaaaataattttttttaataactatttaagcataacaaaaaaaatttcattagAAGAGTATTGCCTACGGCAAGTACTAATAATGAATATGATATATTACAATCTATAGTAGATTATTGCAAAACTCTGCAATAATTGAATATGATATATTTATGTGAACATATATTGTGTATTAAaatgtatttaaaattttaaataatatttaatttaatttaaaataaattggttATTAAAAGAGAGAGTTATTAAACTTTTTTATGAAGatcatatatattatttattatttattttttatttgcattCTTCTTCATATGTGAGTTTTTCAATTCTTTAATAGTTTTTGTTAAgacatttattattttttatttgtattcttTTTATATGTGAGCTCTTCAATTCTGTAATAGTTTTTGTTAAGACCTTCATGGTCCACCCTTGCTACCATTATAGTTAAaaattattcttttgaattaaaattataattttattttattttatttattgaattgcataatcatttaaataattttacttgtaatgttttttttgtttttttttgaaaaatattaaatctaCTCACTTATATtatgtatttaatatatttaaaagacCAATAAATTCATTTACTATTTTATTTAGTACTTAAAACTAATTTGTTTACTAGCATTAAATTTTGTTTGTTTTTAGGTTTTATATTCTATTTGATTTAATAATTATACAATTGAATTTTACTTAAAGTGTAGGATCATGTGCTACTCATAGATGCTCAACATTAAATATGTTGAAGATGATCTAGGATTACTAACAATtgttctccccttaggaagaaacaaatggCATTAGATTACGCAAAATACTTTCTAATTCTAAACAAAATTATGagagaacaaaacaaaataaaaaataatcattaaAAATGCCTAGATGTTCCATGTTGATGCCAAAAGGTACCATAATCAAAGAAGGAGTATCATGCCTAACTAAAGAAAATGACCCCTCTCTCTCTCAAAATTAGATGTGGAGATGGATGAAGAACAAGTACCAAAGTTGTGGATGAACTCTCTAACTAATATTGAAGAGAATACAAGTCATTATTAAATATGACAAATATTGTTAAGAGAAATCAAGTACCATGTAAGGACTTGATACAAATGTTTTCACAATCAACATAAGATATATAAATCAATTGTGGTGATAGATTGAAATCTATTAATTCATGAAATACAAATTGTGTACAAGGATAGAAGAATGCATATATGGAGGGAGAACTTGAAGGTTTAAATGTACCATAACGGCTTCTAAAAAATATGATAAGTAGTTTTTAAGAATTATCATCAAAGAGAAATTGCAAGTCCTCATTGGTCTCATCAAGGTCAAAATATGGGATTTTACAAACAATAGATGTCTATATGATAAGTAGACATCCTGATGATCAAGAAGAAAAGAGTGATCATGTTGCACAAAATTGCTAGAAGCCCCCAAGAAAGTGAATCTAAAATCTATATAAGTAGCAAGTAGAGGTATAATGTTAGTGCATCATCAAACTATATTTTTCATTCTAGAATGTAATGTACACACTATATGCTAAGTATGAACAATAATAGAATCTACAATTCTAGAAGAGAATAATCTTTAGCCTCGATTTATTGAATTGGAGTAAGAAAATGAACCCTTTAAATTCTTTTAGCATTTGATAACATCAAAAAaaggtccaaggggttgagcttagttggttaaagcattgagttctcaatgtggagacccaagttcaactcccatgagggacacctttgtggaattctaagttgtgactcttggtcttccattggttgtatttgtcacattgtttaaagtggatttctaagttgtgacccttggtcttccaattgttgtttctagtttggtgctcgaaaggagctagtatttgtaataagtttgctcgaaaggagttggtatttgtaataagtttgtaacgtggatgcttgaatgagaaaaaaatgaactttgtgattctatgatacttaatacaaaacaTCAAAAAAAGTTACAATATCCAATTTTTCTACCAAATGTTAAACTCACTTGCAAAAACAACAATAAATACTCAATGATACATAATGATACTAGGGGATACTCAATgatacataaataaaaaataataatatgatcCATGAATTCAATGAAATGGAAAAGAAAATAACAAGAAAGAGGTGAGAGGatgaaaactacatgaaatgaaaataaatataacAAGAAAAAGAGGAGAGGATGCACACCACCATGTGAGTTCATCCTTGAGAAACTTGTAAAATGAGAAGAGGAATAATTTTGGGGGTTGCAAAGGAGTTAACCTGAATAGTCAAGCCCTTGATTGtatttttcaacctcaacaaatagctagatgaagaaaatgagaaataaAGTGTGTGCCCCTATCCTAAGCATGTATAACAATCCAAAGAGTAGTGACAATACAAATAGTATAAACTAGAATGTAAATGAGTGTGATAATAATATGGAGATGATATTCTGAAGTGCTATGGGAATTACAAAAGGATACTACATTAATAATAAAGTAGAAGAGGAAAgattaaacaaataataataatgtCACATCTAGAATCTTGATGAAGCAAAAAGATGACAAGGATACTATCAAATGCCAAAATAATTTCAAGATGATTCTTTAGTATTAAtggttgttattttttgtcaaGAGTTCCTATAGATCTATCTCCCAAAACTATATGCCAAAATAGTAGGATAGGAGCGTTGGGTGCCTTATTTTAGATGTTTTTATCTATTCAAGATCTATTGCAGCCTATAATAGTCTATTTTGCACCCCTATACCACTTTTACTATCAGATTTATACCTATGGACATAAAAAATTGAGAAGAATGATTATGTTTGTTGCAAGGTgttcacccttggtctccttgtgttgtgtaatgcaacacttgggtttgtgacatggattaaccacctcctgtggattctataattctatgtattgggcattaacaagttgatcttttggtacaACAACAACCATACTTCTAACCCCCTTGCTTGCGATGTGGGagggttgttgcaaggtgtgcacccttggtctccttgtattgTGTAGGGCAGTTCTTGAGTTTGTGACATGGCATAACTGCCTCCTATGGGTTCTATAAgtatagtggttgtattgggcattaacaggttgatcttttggtgcaatggaaaccGTACTTCTAACAATGTTGTGTAGGGGCTCACCTAAGTAAAACAttgtgttggtgttcccaccttcATAGCAactaatgatgatgaaaaagagtgtatgccCTAGGGAGGATAGAGGAAAAATAGTAATGAATTGctgaaatgaaatgattatatgTTAGGTATGAAACCCTCTCATGGAATTTCACATAAaggtggtgatgcaatgctctttagacaaGTCATGCAAGTGTtaaatgcaataacatgacaaacat contains:
- the LOC131062722 gene encoding uncharacterized protein LOC131062722, producing MSAAAAKKGVGLLKSSFAVLSSGFNKAKKEYASSHEVSVLAELRQKGLSPSDLIFQALQRLYFLYLAGYKHELVAASQLAGKRLTDSEKSTAPLDVVSLLGNSVSNECKKYGDFEKGKFYQSMQDILNKSRVSKDHFDRDSIAHDIYYAVLFTVENYGSHWQSLEKTFRDSASQVIAAAVHVTDRKSDPREKAAKAMYIFAEEIKTCSSEAEIRRQKAVKEAEELLKKEREKQMNIVPVPTAPSQMSDERTMRQR